TAGGAGTCATACAGAGACAGATAAAGAGGTGTGTCTAATAGGTTGATTGCACATACTAGATTGTAGACTGCAGTCCTTTGAAGATTTTTACAGGTTCCCTATGGAGTTCCAAGGTAGTTTAAGGCATTCAGTTATTCACTGTCCTTTTAATCATGCAATTTCTCACAGAATCCAATAAGCATTTTCCTTGTCAAAAGAATAAGATCAGGTTATGGCATGTAACTAAAAAGAAGTGGGTAAAATATTATCTATGATGTGAAGTTTACCTGGTCCGAGCTGACTATGATAGGCTCTCTAAGAACAATCCAGGTGATGCACTCTTCACAAGGTGGAGTAGTGAAAGACCCATGGTATGTCCAATAGTCATGAGATTTAGGGAAAAGAATTGAAGGATCGAAGTTTGTAAAAGGAGcttctttcccctttaaaaaaaccacaacaaaaccaaacagaaaactctTCAACAGCTCTAGTCAAGATTAGGTAAAGACACAGTTCTGGTATTTTAAGAAACAGAGAGTGACTCAGATACTTCAAAGGTATGAACTAAGGAAACTAAGCACATATCTACACAAGACATAATGATGCAGTGTAAAGGTAAGTGGACTGTATGACCCTCACAGATGGGCCCAGAGAAGCGTGACACAACATACAACTCCATGATGTTACTTCCTGTACTTGAACTAACTCACGTGAAGCCGCGTCCAGTACCAATGCGCTTCACTCATTTCTGTGCATTCTGTACTCTTCTTTATGGTCTCTTTTCTTATGGAAATTCTGCCTATCTATTAAATATTGGGTTAGGTCACCATATAATGAAGTGAGACAGGTACTCTAGATTTATATTTGTGCTAATAACAAACTGTCTTGCCTATGCAATGTGAGATTCTTATCACATAATGTTATCTGAGACACAGATGTCTAGTCAGTGGCATTTCCAGAGGTTCATTAGGCAGCCTATTTCAAGACCAAATGAACCACCTTCCAAAAGTGCCTTTCTTTTGTCACTGACCACTGAGAGAATAAGACTCCATGCCTAGTTTTTAGGTGAGTAAAGTTTGGTGAGATGACTTATATTCACAAAATTATAAGGCCTACTAAAGCCAAACAAGGCTCATATGTAAATGGAAGAAAGGACTTTTCTTGTTAAGAAAAAGCTACCCATGGTTTTATTCACAAGTATATTCTGGCAATGTTGCAGAGTAGAATTTGAAAACTAGAAAGTCAtgcctcttgattttttttttggcctgagAATTTGCAGCCATCTTCCTATAATGAAAAGCCCAACATCGTTACCTTTGTTTTGATAGCATTTATTTCTTCAAGAATTCTCTTCATCTCTGGTTTGGGAGTTTTCCCTACCTGTAAAGAAGAAAGCATAAGCTAATCAAAGAGTTCTGCTAGATCAGTTTTCATCTTCatcctatttttttaatatgtgcatCTAAACATATATCACTGTAAAATTACAATGCAGTAACTGAACCTATCACCCCTACCAGCTTAGTAAGCTATGTCTTCTGTCTGTACCCTCTGTCTGTACCCCAACAGATATTATGATCCAAATGATGAAATTATATCAGTACAGAAACTCAGCATCACAGGTAATTCGACAATACAGCTATTCCCGCTGACATTGAATTTTAGCCTAACAAAGATAAAGAATTCTTCAGACTCAAGTACAGAACTTGGAAAAAGTTTCATTCTAGTTTAAAAACCAGATTTCATGGTCAGATCTACTGTTTGCAATTGTTGATTTCAACACAGACGTCCATCTTTCTATCTCTAGTGAATATTAATTGAACAAGAGAGAGCAAAAGCCAATTATTTCAGGCTAAGACTGCATGATCCCAAAAGGATTTTAAGAAAGAACGATCTACATGTATCGATGGCGCATTAGTTTTGCCTGTGAGAAAGTTCATGAAAAGCCTAGGGGTGGTATCTGTCCCTGAAATCAGTCCATGATTAGCACAAAAGACAGCTGACCACTATTGGTCAGAGGGCCACTACTGACATTGTGTCCCCGAAGCAGGGACGAATACAAGTTTACAGCTTCCACCAGCCACATAGTGACACAATAGTTGCTGGGACCAGTGTGTGTAGTATTAGATACCATCTGAAATAACATGACTCGTGCTCTATAACTTGAAAAGTATGCATTACTGAAATCAAGCCCTTCAATATGGTACAATCCCTAGAAAATATATTCagaggggtttggttttttaacccTGTAAGAATAGAAACCTCTACAGTAGCTGTATAAAGAAGTGTTGCATGCTTCTACTTACTTGCAAAAATATGGCCAAAACAGCTATTCCATCAGCTCTTCTCACAGCATCAAGGTAATTACTGTATTTGGGATTCCAGTGTAACAAATGTagctggaaacaaagaaaaacatgtaaaaaaatccACTGTTGAAGAGCAAGCCATCTAAGGATGAATTTAGAGTTCTTCAATACGTGAGAGAGTTTGGGGCAACAAAGAAGAGGATTAGgtcttcaaaaaaaaccccaacaaacggACAGCAATTCATATGGGTTATATGAGCCATATATTACCATTTAGActactattttctttaaaataaactataaacaacttaatacagaaatttcaaaaaaatctcatcttaaaGCTGAAGAAGACAGAAAAGATGCTTAAGTAAGCAGGTAAAACATGCAGTTCAGAAGTCATCTACTGATAAGTGATTCATTTCTATTTGGCTTTCAAATTACAGCAATTCTAGCAAAGAATCTATAAGAATGTAAGCTTTGTATATTATTAGTCTACAGATCTCAACTTCCCTTACAATCCTAAAGTGGTAGAAAACAAGGTCACgcattcttcctcctttctgtcacTACAATTTTATAGCTCTGCTATAATACTATACTTTCAGAATACTGTTTTAGTAAGTTTGCATTGCCTCTCAGTAATTCAGTCTTGCTGTCCATGTTGGTTTAAGAACATGGAAACTATTGTTTcatgcaatatttttcttttcttatgctGTGAAAATTACTTCAACCTGATTCATGTTTGTAAGAATCAGTGGGAGTAAGAACGTCacagataaataaatagaaagaacTCCTTGAAAAGCTGACAAATGACAAATTTTGTCTCACCTGAACAATAATGACAAATGTTATTTTAcaccctattttaaaaaaaaagtagtgagtCATACCTCTCCTGCATATCTCACTCCATTCACAACATGCTCAGAGCCATGGTCATCAGATGAACCCCAATGAAAGTGAAGCTGACGCAGCCTGTAGACTCCTGGAAGTGGCCCACCTCTCAGCACTGCAATTGATAATCTGCAACAGCATTAGACTCAAGTATCtttcaaatcttttaaaataaatatatataattttaaaatatttacatacatatttaCACATTTACTGTACAGCTGCTCTACATTCTGAGAGTACTTAGTACCTCTCGGAAGTCTGCACTGATTTTAGCAGCACTTCAGGCAACCATCCTCAGCTATATGCACTTACAGGCAGATGGAAATTATTTGTGTCTAGGCTTCCATTCTAGTCAATAGATATCATTGTTTTAATTCAGCTGCATAAATGTGCATCTAGTACCTTCTAGGACTGGAAGATGTGATACAAGATCTGTAGaagaactttatttttctaaagcagcATCTGGAGGCAAGGTGAAACACATTAGGTTATCAAAAATGGCATGAGATGCCTGTGTTTGGGTAACTGAAGTAAACCCCTAATTCAAGCTTCTAGAGTAATTCTGCTTGCCTTAAGGTAGACACTCACAGATGGTGACCTGAATTGCTCTCTGGACCCCATTGATTAAGTGTGACTCCATCTCTGTTGATTAGAATGGGAGTTTAGAGACATAACCCACCTACTTTTAAAAGCCCACATATGACACCTAAATTTAGAAGTCTTAATCTCCCCCTGAATTCTATCTAATATCTACCTATATCAAAGCACACAAAAATAGCCATGATTAAGATCAGCTACTGAAGTGCTAGATGATAAACAAATTCCCacaaaacactgcaaattacGTGTCTTACTGCAGGCTATGacttatttgtttaaaaatctatGAAACTACTGATGCTGCTTCTGCTGTAATGGCTGCTCCCTCCGGCTGtgcaagaggagaaagaaaacaatgaatgAGCCAGAAAAGCAATCACTGAGAATGCAAGctattttcctaaagaaaagtTCAGCCTGTGATGAACAATACCCTGTATTCTAAATAATCTTAACATTTTTACATTATGTACCATGGTGGCTTATTTGAAAGAATCTCACGATAAAAAGGGAAGAACTTCTTCACATTCACCAAATACTAATTAATATAAAACTCTCATTCACTTTATTTGGAGATAGAAGTTATAGCATTCCTATAAGTCATTCAGCAGTTCGCAAGAACAGGTCTTTATATGATAAAGAAAAACATccttaaatataaaaagaaagaaattaaatccatGATCATCTCAAGAAATAATGTATTAAGAGTATTCTTTACTGCACACTAAGAGCAAGCTGTTATTTTCAACAAATTCCCTTTACTTGTTCCCACAGACATCCAGTACTGTGGCCGATGCAGACACAGTAACAGTAGTAGCTGACAAGGCCATCAATTCTCCATTAAAATAGATCTGTAAGACCAAATAATCCAGTTTAACGTAAAAATGTGTCATTATTTCCACTGATGGGCCATCAGCAGACATTTTCAACTGGGCGTTAGGTGAAGCTCTGCATCACCTCGTGCCAACACATTCCTGCTTCACTCATCTATAAATAGACAGTAGCTTTTACTTATCACACTTTAAGCAGACAGAATGATGCAAAGACTAAGATGCCTATAAACCAACATCTCCTGAAGGACAAAAAGgtgtcttctttcttttatttgtaaaagATAGAAATGCATAAAATGACAATGTAAGTAAACGAAATTTCCCTCTGTCAGTAAATGAAATTTccctctgctttaaaaatgtaaaccaaacaGTTACAAGAATTAAGTTCTCCAATATCTAAACCATAAAAAAATACTAAACTATGTCTGCATAGCTCAAAGCTAGTAAAagaaatctttactttttttaaacatgtggCTTGGAACCTAAattctaaaagtatttttatcctcttgggttttggttttcagaaaatactaacacaaaTAAATATACACCCATATAACAGTCAGAAAAAAGAATACAAGGTAGAAgttcataaaagaaaatatggtatctttaaactgtttttcagtggtgttaaaatatagctgtatttttatatatttacatgtttatATGTAACAGGGAATTATTCTAACAATTATTACACAGGAAATGTTCACCTTAAATATCTGAGTCTCCCAGTTTTAAGGCTGCAATAGGTGTTTGCCTACCACATAACATTACGAAAGGATGCTTTTCTAGAAGGCCCCATGACTCACTCTGAGCTTCTCCCTATGACACTGCATGAAGTTAAAAGCAAGAACTTTAGAAAAGGAGCCAGCAGGTTCACTCCCTGATAGCTTTTCTCTTAGTCCTCTGAAATACTGTGCAACCCTTTTCACATGGCTACCTGAATGGCTGGACTTACTTCTGAATATTGGAAACATGGCATTTCTGTTCCTGTTTCTGCTCTACAGGAAGTAACAGGACGGCCACAGCAGACTTACCAAAATGTAACTCCCTTTAACTTGCTGTCATTAAAGTAACATGGCCCAGCTGCAGAAATATACAAGCCAGCACAGGAAGACAAGGGAGAAAAGTATTCACTCCTTTTTGGTGCCTTATTGTTGCAAACTCTCATCCCATTGCTCAGTGACTGACTTTTTTCACATGGGTTTGCACATCACCCTCCACCAGTGCCTGATACCAGACATAAAAATGTCACACCAGTCTGAAGCACTTGCTCAAATTCCACGTCCCTCTCATCCACGCTGATGAACCGTCTATGACAGAGCAATCCTACACGGACACACGTGTGGATGTCAGTTCCAGTGAAAAAGTTCACCTTTTGTTTGATCTGTCATAAACTGAGCAGCATGAGACAGAACTGGCtaataaaagaatgttttttttttcactctcaaTGTAATCACTGAGGCAGACGTTTGCCCAAGAGAGGGCAAGTGTTGCACAGAAGAGTGTAACTAAGGCAAGAAAAAGCTCTGTATCTCACTCTGTGTGTTTACACACAAAATGAAGGTGTGACACAGTTTGAGTGGAGATGGCCACTCCACTCATCCTTAACAACAGAAATGTGACAAGAAGGTTTTGAAATAATTGCATCCACTTGCTGAGCAGCTCAGGTAGGGGTCTGGTTGTTAATGTGCACTAATATCAGTTGTCATCTATCCTCAATGAGGTAAAATTGGCAAAGTTATGCCTACACAAATACCTTCACTGTTTGCTGTGAAGGCACACTGTGAAAGTCAGGCGGAAAAACACAAGGAGCACCAAACAGACTCATGAGGCGAGCTGTGTTTATGAACATGAGAAGAAATAACTGTTCTTACAAGATTTATGATCCTCACATCCTGCCAAATACATAAAATGAACTGGTAAACCACGGTGAAATTAAATTAGTAAGGTATTACTGCATGACAATTGAATAAGACATATTACCTTTGTTATGCTGCTTTATAACAGAATCTAAGTGCAGTAGAAAACCTACAGCTTTTTAATGTCAGTGCCACATATTTTAGATGCTATAAAAAAGCCTCTGCTCAAAAGAGGATCTCTACTGAAACAGTCTGGCTAACTGCAGGGATAAAATGTGTTTCCTAAAAGCTTTTGGAACTGAAATTTTAGTTTTTACTGAAATTTTCTATAAGCAAGTACTGAATAGATATGCAGAAGAATTACTTTTGTTTGTATCTGAACTTTATACTCTTACAGGGACAGACTGGGAAAGAGAAGCATCTGACAGAAGTCTGTCAGTGTGCCACCCACCCTCACCTGCActgcaacacaccttttccagtTTTGTGCCTCTTGATCACAACCTGTTCATCAGTGAGCTCCCAAACCATCTTTCTTTGTGATCTACGGTAGGGCTGAAATCCTCACCTCCAGGGGGAGAAAACTGACAGTCCACTGGGTAACTGTAGCCTCAGAAGACACCCTTGACTGTTCAAGCATTTTTACCTCTAACAATGGAAGTTCAAAGTTAACAGAAATTCAACTCTTCAGGTCTGCAGTGATCATATTAATGCTCAGTACCTTCATGCAGACACTACAAATGATAGATGTgttaaacactgaaggaagaaTTTAAGTTTGCTGGCCTTTGCAATATGTGGTATAGCCGTCAAGTGGTACGTACCACAGCTACACAAGCATTGGGATTTAGCTGTGCTATTCTTATAACGGCTGCTGGCTTGTTCCAGTGTAAATTCAGTACACAAAATATTAAGTAACTTTTTGCAGGATCAACCATAACTTGAGTTTCTATGGACAGACTTCCCACAGTTTTAATTAAAGTTACTGGGTTTTGTCCTCATTGTTTTAGAACCAGTcaacaaatacatatttattcaCCAGAAGTTGATAATCAAAATCTCGTTTGCAAAGATAAATGAGATCTCCCACAAAGTGATACTCTAGGAAATGCTGTCCACAAGCACTAGTCATGCTAAATGAGATCAGTAAGAAGCTTACTCTACTTAGAGTAACTGtctctttaaactttttttgcatCATCCACTTCCAAAGGCACATATTCCTTTGCTAAGAAATTGAAAGATTCTGCAAACAGCATCAAGGTAACCTTGAAAGAAACTGTGCCTGCACTGAGGTACTCCAAGCCCTTAAATGTCATTCATGAGAAAGTCAGTAAAAGGAGAAGTAGGAATCTGTTTGGCCAATGAACTTCCACAGAAAGTGCTAAGGAcgtaacaaaaataacaaattgaGAAGCTGAAAGAAGGCATCCATTTGACAGAGCTTTAGTGTatccctccccagctgctgtcTGGGTTCCAGTACAAGGCTTATGTATCTTTACTGTTTATTAAACAATCGAACACCTTCATCTAACCATCTAACTAAGGTATTACATTAATTGTAAGGAAGTTATAAACTATATATCTCACACAGCATCATGACAATGGTCCTACCAGTTAGGTGCTCTCAGGACACTTCTCTGGCATGAATACTTTTGGAAGTTTAAAAGCAAATGGACTCTGCTAGTAGAAATGAGATTGCAGCcctaattcaaaacaaaaccagattcaATGCTGAATCTAAAAGTATCGGAGTTGCCATTCACGCCAAACAACAAAGCAGTGGTAGGCTGCTATGTGGTAGTACCCAAGTTCTGGTATGGGTCTTATTGGGCACAGCCACCTAGAAGGTTTTGATTTCAGCTCCCAGTTATCTCCTGGATTTCGAGACCCCTATGATGATTTTACAGTGCTTAAGGTCCTTCTTCCACATAGGTACGGTAAGACAGGCAACTGAGTCCACAACAGTCATTAACTTGTACAACACAGGCAGCAGAGGCATGACACAGCTCCTAAAGCAAGTATCTGTCATCAAACCTTCAATTGTACAGAAGATTCTTAAAGTCAGTAAGACTTTATAAATAGCTGGAGATAAATTTTCCAATTCCTTCCACTAGACTAACTGCAAAGATAACAGTAATAAGGCCTTTATCAACATAATATGTGAATTACATGGATGGCACTTTCCTTGGAAGCTTCTAATAATTTAAGAAACTGTCCCACCAGTGAATATTCAAAGTATTCCTGGAACAGAAGACACAATGAAAGTAAAACCTGGAGACATCCAATGTAATTTGTTTTATCACTCATCTTTGCAATTTATTCTGCAATCTATTTCATCTACCACTAATGAAAACCTAGAAAGAACTACAGATATGGGTTTGACCACTCTAACtgaaaaagtcaggaaaataaaGGAAGCCCTTAGTTTTCTGGTTAACTCAGAAATAACTCAGATAAATAGACAGagtgatagatagatagatagatagatagatagatagatagatagatagatagataagaTAGATAGTCTTTTTTCCAAAGGACATGACTGCTATTACATATGTATGTTTTATGCAGCTGGTGGTTCCTTTACACAAAAAAATAAGTCACTATACATATCCTAAAAAACTTAAAACATGCTCAAGTCAGTAGGAGTATGCACAGTGGAATTTGTCCTGCAATTAGCATTATATTAGAGAAGGAACACCACCCACAGACTCTGCAGGCAATGGTATAACAAAGAAGACATAACAATAAACACCGAATGTTTCTTGCCTTCAAAGAGTTGAGAAATACACctactttttttccagtgagtcactttttatttctgagatCAGAACACAACAGTTACTgagcagttctgaaaaaaaattcagaacattCCAAAACTTTTTGCTCTTTGTGGCCACAGTGTTACATCCATGCTGTAGATGGCTGTGCCTGGATACTCTCTCCCATGTAAAATCTGAGTAATTATAACAATAATTACTTTGACATTTATGCAGAAGATGCAACCATTGATATATTTGACGCTGTTCCAACAAATACAAGATATGGTAAAAAATGGTAAGTAATGGTCATGGAGGTCTTCTCATATGCCACAGCTACATCTCTTTGCTGATGTATTGTGTTATCtgacattaatatttttattcaaataacaTTAAAGATTCCCACTTTGCTAGAAAAGTAATCAAACTCTTGACCGCATAGCTATTTGTGGGTTTTGACAGTGTATTACCTAGTCCAGCGTACGTACATTTTGATCCTGTTTTCACAAAAGTCATTCATTAAAAATCCATGCCCATAGATATTTAAGATCAATCAACCTATTAGTAAAATTTCTCCTAGTAATTACAGCTGTCATTCCTAGTTACATTGTAATAGAAATTGGAACTTTTAATGCAGTTAAGAACTAAGTCTGTACTGTACACTGTGGAAGACAGACTTCTCAATATTTTACTGaaactgacatttctttttccttttcttaccaTCCCATATACTACAAATAATAACACCATTTTGTTGACCTTGATACAAGAATAAAGCGTGAGGTATGcatttggtttttcctttttatcacaGTACTAATGCAGTTTCATACTTCTTTCAGTaatgtttcttcctttgaaataTAGCCAAGAGCATTAACATGAAATGTCAGTGGTTCTGCCAACCACCTCTAGCACCTGTTAAACAGAACAGACATATCTCCTCAATATATATAACCCACTAACTCTTAAAACCTATGGATTATGTATGCAGCACATTGTATGTTGTCATAACTACAAGTGGATAAATGATTTTGGACATTCAAGCTGAACCACTGGAAGTTGTCAGCCCTATAATCCTCATTAAGACAAAATCTCATGAATGCCAAAGGGAGTTTTAACTGATTTTGATGACTTTGTGGCAACATCACTTATCAGATATTACATAGGTACAGTTTTCAAATATAACTTCAGCCATATACACAGTCAAAGATGTTCTGCAGGGCATCTCAAACAGCTTGGATGCAATTCAGTCCTCATAGATAAAGCCCGGACTCCCTGCTCCTGGAAAGCAACACAACTGCAATGGCTTTTGCAAGCTTAGAAATTTACCTTACACCTTAATTCATCCTGCACCAAGTTTCCTTGCAGCTCTCTCTATTCCCTAGGATTTTACCTACGGACTTTAAAAGTAGTCCCAGGCCTTTCTCACCAGCTGTGCAGGGCACTGGACTGATAGAAACCTGTCTGTCACATGCAGGCAGTACACAGAGACCTTCTGACAGACATGAGCATTCAGAGCACACTCTGTCTCCCAAACAACTTGAGAAATAATCATTGATATATAATGACAGCTTGAGACGAAAACAAAACTAACCTGATCTATCAAATGAATCGTCAAATACAACTCTGCAGGTTTTCCCATTGTTGAGGATGGTCTTAGCTGCACCAGGATCATAACTAGCAAACCATGGTAGTAGGGAGCGATC
The DNA window shown above is from Strix aluco isolate bStrAlu1 chromosome 1, bStrAlu1.hap1, whole genome shotgun sequence and carries:
- the LOC141932855 gene encoding carbonic anhydrase 3-like is translated as MINPSYYPWGYDGDNGPDHWYKNYPIAKGRRQSPIEINNKDVHYDRSLLPWFASYDPGAAKTILNNGKTCRVVFDDSFDRSVLRGGPLPGVYRLRQLHFHWGSSDDHGSEHVVNGVRYAGELHLLHWNPKYSNYLDAVRRADGIAVLAIFLQVGKTPKPEMKRILEEINAIKTKGKEAPFTNFDPSILFPKSHDYWTYHGSFTTPPCEECITWIVLREPIIVSSDQMAKLRSLSKNAENEPVLPLVDNWRPTQPRYFRMVSASFL